TTGCGGCGAAGGCCGAAGGCTGACCGCGATAGACGAGCGGCAGATGCGCGCCGGCTTCCGTCAGCATGTCATTGAGCTTTTTGACGATCTCGACGCGTTCTTCGATCTTGGCGGTCTGGGAAAGCTTGGTGACGAGCTTGTCATAGTCCGGATTGCAATAGCGCGGCATGTTCTGGCCCTGCCAGCCGTTTGCCGGGCTGGGGATCTTGTCGCACATCCATTCGGCCATATAGGCTTCCGGGTCGGTGCCGTCGAAATTGTTGGTGTACATTTCCACGTCGGCGTAGAATTTCTGGAACGTGTCCGGGCTGGACGGATCGCCGCCGAAGAATACCGAGGCAGACACATTGCGCAGTTCAGCGCCAACGCCGATTTGCGACCACATATCCTTGACCAGCGCCTGGGTGCCCTGGCGGACGGAGTTGGTCGAGGTCAGGTAGAGGAAGTTCAGCTTGACGCCGTTCTTGGCGCGGATGCCGTCAGAGCCCTTTTTCCAGCCAGCATCGTCCAGCAGCTTGTTCGCGCCGTCGATATCCTGCTTCAGGCACCAGTCATTGGTGGTGGAGACATAGATATCCGGGCCGGGGACAATATTGCAGGTCGGCTTGCCGGCAAGGCCATAACCAGCTTCGACAATCACGTCGCGGTCGATGGCCATGGACAGCGCCTTGCGCACAGCCGGATCGGACAGGGACGGATGCGGGCCGCCTTCCTTGGTGGAGCGCTTGTCGCCCAGGGCAGGATCGGCATTGGTGAAGTTGAGGTTGATACGCTCGACCTGGCTGCCGAAAGCGGTGATGATCTTCCCCTTGCCGGCAGCTTCCATGGTTGCCAGCACTTCAGGCTCGACCTGCATGTTCCAGGCATAGTCGTATTCGCCGGTTTCCATCACGGCGCGGGCCGCTGACAGCGCATCGCCGCCGCCCTTCAGCGTGGCGGTTGCAAAGGCGGGCTTGGCCGGATCGCGGTAGTTTTCATTGGCCGTGAAGGTGATCACGTCGTTCGGCTTGAATTCCTTGACCTTGAAGGGGCCGGTGCCAATAGGGGCAAAGTTGGCAGCCGTGCATTCCGGGGCCTTGGGGCCTAGGCAATCCTTGAACTGGGCCTTCTGGATGATCGGCGCCTGTGAGCCGACAAAAGCCGAATAGGGATAGGGCTTTGGCGAGGTGAATGTGACCTTGATGGTCTGCGGATCAATCGCTTCGACGCTCTTTACACCATCATATTTCTGCTTCTGGGCGCAACCGCCGCCATCTGCCGTGCAATATTGCCAGGTGAAGATCACGTCATCGGCGGTAACCGGCGTGCCATCCGACCATTTGATGCCGTTCGACAATTTCCAGGTGATGCTGGTCAGATCCTTGGAGACGCCGCCGTTTTCCACGGTCGGGATGCTGTCAACCAGCTTGGGAACCAATTCGCCTTTTTCATCGAAGCCAGCCAGCGGCTCAATGACGATGGAGGATGCATATTGCTCCTTGGTGCCGCCGGACAGATAGATGTTCATGGTGGACACGGCCTGCCAGAAAAGCATCTTCAGATCGCCATCACTGCCGCGCTGGGCCATGGCTGGCGCGCCCGTCATCATCAATGACGCGACGGATGCCGCCAGAATGAACCGGATGTTACGCATGGTTTGCTGTTCCCTTGTTAATCTCGTGAACGAGAGTTTTCTTCTGGCAGCGCATGCAAGGACGCTGCCAATTTTCCCCATTGCCTTAATGGCATTGAATTTAAAGAGTATATGGCCCTGATCCCCTCTGGGCCTGATCGGATTGCCTGTCCTGATGATTGGTTTGCCCAAATTTTGGGCTATAAAATCACAAGCTTATTTTTCATTCAAGATGGAAAATGCGGGACCGTGTATCAACTGTGGATAGGGTGCTGGCCAATATACCATTCGGTGGCAAGGCGCTTCAGACATGCTGGCGTCAGTGGCGCCAGCATGTCGCGTATCAATATGCGCTTCTTATAATGGATCTTACTTGCTACGGGTCCAATCCGCAACATTCCACAACTGTGAATCCCAGGGATTGAGCTTTGCACCCTTCAGCGTGTTCGAGATGGCTGAGGGTTCGCCGCGATTGACCAGTGGAATGACCAGGCCGTCATTGACGATCATATCGTTGAGGGCGCGGACCAGTTCGGCGCGTTTTTCGGTGCCGGAGGTCCTGCGCAGCTCGCTCAGCAGCTTGTCATAGGCCGGATCGCAGTAGCGGGCGATGTTCTCACCCTGCCAGTTATTAGCGGGAGTAGGGATTTTTTCGCAGGTGAAGCCACCCATGAATTTCTCAGGATCGGTGCTTTCAAAGCCGCTGGCATACATTTGCACGTCGGCATATAACTTCTGATAGGTGTCGGGGCTGGCTGGATCGCCGCCGAAGAACACCGAAGCGGAGACATTGCGCAATTCGGTTTCGACGCCGATCTGTGACCACATGTCCTTGACCAGAACCTGCGTGCCCTGGCGCACCGAATTGGTGGTCGTCAGGAACAGGAAGGACAGTTTTCGGCCATCCTTTACGCGGATGCCGTCGGGGCCTTTTTTCCAGCCTGCTTCGTCCAGCAGTGTGTTGGCCCCGTCCAGGTCCTGCTT
The nucleotide sequence above comes from Agrobacterium vitis. Encoded proteins:
- a CDS encoding peptide ABC transporter substrate-binding protein; protein product: MRNIRFILAASVASLMMTGAPAMAQRGSDGDLKMLFWQAVSTMNIYLSGGTKEQYASSIVIEPLAGFDEKGELVPKLVDSIPTVENGGVSKDLTSITWKLSNGIKWSDGTPVTADDVIFTWQYCTADGGGCAQKQKYDGVKSVEAIDPQTIKVTFTSPKPYPYSAFVGSQAPIIQKAQFKDCLGPKAPECTAANFAPIGTGPFKVKEFKPNDVITFTANENYRDPAKPAFATATLKGGGDALSAARAVMETGEYDYAWNMQVEPEVLATMEAAGKGKIITAFGSQVERINLNFTNADPALGDKRSTKEGGPHPSLSDPAVRKALSMAIDRDVIVEAGYGLAGKPTCNIVPGPDIYVSTTNDWCLKQDIDGANKLLDDAGWKKGSDGIRAKNGVKLNFLYLTSTNSVRQGTQALVKDMWSQIGVGAELRNVSASVFFGGDPSSPDTFQKFYADVEMYTNNFDGTDPEAYMAEWMCDKIPSPANGWQGQNMPRYCNPDYDKLVTKLSQTAKIEERVEIVKKLNDMLTEAGAHLPLVYRGQPSAFAASLQGIKMTGWDSELWNIADWSRAK